ctctagaggagatctgcatggaggaatgggccaaaataccagcaacagtgtgtgaaaaccttgtgaagacagaAAAtggttgacctctgtcattgccaacaaagggtatatgacaaagtattgagataaacttttcttattgaccaaatacttattttccaccataatttgcaaataaattcataaaaaatcatacaatgtgattttctgtatttttttgtctcattttgtctgtcatagttgaagtgtacctatgatgaaaattacaggcctcatctttttaagtaggagaacttgcacaattggtggctgactaaatacttttttgccccactatatggacgagcgatgtcagagtggaacgaactaagatacagtagaatagtatagaaaacagtatatacatatgagatgagtaatgccataTATGTAAACGTTAAGTAACTAAGTGTAGaatacagtttatacatatgagatgagtaatgccagatatgtaaacattattaaagttccattccttaaagtttatgcctgtaggcagcagcctgtaatgtgctagtgatgactgtttagcagtctgatggccttgagatagaagctgtttttcagtctctttgtCCCATCTTTGATGCAtatgtactgacctcaccttctggatgatagtggggtgaaccggcagtggctcaggtggttgatgtcctttatTATCTTTTTCGTCTTCCTGTGATATTGCCTCCGGTaatgtgttgggcagaccgcaccaccctctgaagagccttgcggttgcgggcggtgcagttaccCTACCAGGCAGTGACACAGCCatcaggatgctttcaattgtgcatctgtaaaagtttgagggttttaggtaCAAGCCATATTTCTTTAgcgtcctgaggttgaagaggccctgttgcgccttcttcacgacactgtctgtgggtggtccatttcagtttgtcagtgatgtgtacgccaaggaacttgaagctttccaccttctccactgcggtcccgtcgatgtagaTAGCGGGatgcaccctctgctgtttcctgaagtccacaatcatctcctttgttttgttgatgttgagtgagaggttgttttccaggcaccacactcccagagccctcatctcttcgctgtaggctgtctcatcgttggtaatcaagcctactactgttgtatcGTCTGCGAACTTGAtgtttgagttggaggcgtgcttggccacactgtcatgggtgaacagggagtacaggagggggctgagcaggcacccttgtggggccccagagttgaggatcagcgaagtggaggtgatGTTTCCTACATACCTGGGGGTGGCCCTACTTGTCCAAGTGGCTAAAAAAAGGTAATGTCAAGCCCTGTAGCCTATCGAACTGTTATGCATGCAACTGCATATGCCTGTCAGATAACAACAGTGTGGGCGGCACAGCTGCTTGTGCAAACGAGAAATAGGCATATCTCTGTTCTATTTACAAACGTGTTGTCAGTCACAGagctcactctgacagagctccagtgttcctctggagatgggagaaacctACTGTTCACTGTGTTAACCAGTTTTAACACAGTTGCAGCCAACAATATTTTTTCACTGACAACACGTTTGTGGCGTCCGTCTTCCGTTTACACTCATTCGGTGACGCAGATAGCTAGGGCGTAATTAGCACAGCTATGACTATCTTCCGTCTGTTTTCTGTAAACAAGCACTGTAACATGGAAATATGGGCGTGTgaaaaccctaacccttttaacgTCCAGAACGAGCGTCGGGTCTCTTAACAAAACTCCTCCGTCCAGAAAATACTACCATCAATAGGCACTAAAGGTAGTTTGTGTGCCTGAATGGGTTAGGTCTAGAGTAGAGATGTCTAAACTAATTAAGCAAACACTGGACTTATCCCATCCTCATATCACAATCTTGTGTGGTAAACATGCTTTTGATTGAATCTCTCCGTTTCAGGTTGCGCCTTCACTGCCCTTGCAGGAGGACTTTGTGTATCACTGGAAGGCCATCACAcattactacatagagacatCGGGTAATAAACAGCACTTAATAGAAATCCAGTATGAGTTTCAAATCACTGTAAACATACATGGAGAATAGATGTTATTAATTATGTATTACCTGTAACGACAATGTGCATCATTTGCTTGTTTATTTCTACCTTGTCAGATGACAAAGACCCAGTGACAGACACCAACATCCCGTCTCATCTGGAGCTGATGCTGGACATCCTGACGCaggaggagtcagagagagattcTGGAGAGACTGGGCCATGCATGGAGTACCTGCTGCACCACAAGATCCTAGAGACCGTCTACACCCTGGGCAAGGCAGATGTAAGGGGAACAATGCCATTTTCACACTATCATGCCAACTCATACCACACTGTGCTGTCTTGGATATTTTATTTTCACATTGTCCTTTTCAGCAACTTTAGTGGATGCGTAACCAggccagcacagtacagtaagacttggctcagtagtgtgaaaagagTAAAATACCTCACTGCGCTCTATTGGGTAGTTAGCCTATACCAAACCATGTACGAAATACCAGATCATGTATGAAAAGTACCACAATGTTTCTTCATCTTAATCTAGTGGTGTTTTGTCGCCAGCAGTGTCCTCCGGGAATGAAGCAACAGGTCCTGAGTTTCTACACCAAGCTGCTAGGACGCATTCGCCAGCCTCTTCTGCCCCACATCAATGTCCATAGACCTGTACTGGTGAGATCCCAGAAGTTctcatgtaacatgtagatatatTTACTAGGGTTGGGTGATATTATGATAGCATACAGTGGGTCCTCAACTAAAAGTTTTGAGATTATGCTGCGGGATTTAGAGGTAatttagtacggtaccctgcgtacctgcttcattgctccagaccagggCAAgcgggagttagagcactgattatgcttttgggtcccaaggtGCTAATATATcactaactgacaatgaatgggcgatataaaccaaatagaaactgataattgtgcacgtCTTCAAAGTTGAATTTCAATTaactgaatgatgaggatgaagaaggtgattgaatttagaacaataATGTAAGAATTGCTATTCCTCTGTCCTGCACGTTTACACCCTTGTTTCTACTCGTCaatattacttactaaaactgttgttacactaaggtttttattcTAGGCGAAACAAAAAAGGTCAACTCTATTCCATGATATTCTTAAGATATGTGTTGACTGAATATAATCAAAGGATGgatgtctgctaaataatcaagttGATGGCGTAGTCATATAgccccggcacctacataaagctgagtgactcagctttggatcaaaataaataagtagcaacattctttctgatactctttaataaagacatttttttgttattttcatAGCCCATTATGGGctgttagcaggacaatagactctttccaacacctctctgtattttgatactttgtgcaaggcaattGATCTGCATTAAAAACTTTGAAATCATCTCCACAATATCACTATGGttttaaacaagccatagaaagttgctTGCAATTTTAGTTTagtccaccagaaaagacagaacaaataatataacaaatattgtggttaaactcaaataaatATACTAATTGGTTAAAACAAAACATTGCCTGTACTAGATTTTCCGTTCATCCTGAAGGCCCTAATCTGCTCACTTAAATGAATAGAGATCCTGGTCATGTTGCTACAGTATGCTGTTACAGCATAATCAAAGTGAGGACAATCGGCAATCTGCTGTATACTTAAGGCCTATTGTAAGCTGAAAGTCACACCTTACCAGTACTCCTCGAGCCGTTTATCATTCAAAAATGACATTGCAACCAAAGAGAAGAGACGAAATGGACATTGTTTTCATCAAGCCAGCTactttctatggtgctacccaTTCCAGGGTTAGGACCGTAACCACCAGAGGACTTGAAAATGAGCCGGAGCTGAGAGGATCACCAAAACTAAAAGTATTTTTGTTTCAGtgcattttctttaaaaaaaaaaaatctatgtgTAGCCATACTGTGTAATAAAATTGATAATTAAATAAAGGCGAAATAAAAAATGATTGCGTATTAAAAACGTGAATGTGTTTTTGCAGATCATACAACCAACCATCCGTGGAGATCAGTGGACAAAGGGCTAGACAATGGGCCGCACTGAAAAAACGCATGGTTCCCATAAAAAGCTGTTAGTTTTGCTGGATTCTTAAAATGTGTTTCTGTACGCAGCATTTGTGTGTTGGAGTCACTTTTAATTCTTAGTTGATCTACCGTTTCTATCATAGGCCACTAATCGATGGTGGCTCAGGGCGGTAAACATTCTGCTCATCTGATGAAGGTGCACATGGATCAGATTCAAACTTTGAAGACCGAGATCGAGTCATTGAAGGCAGACCAGAGTCATTGAAGGCAGACCAGCAGAAAGAGAAACATTATCTGAGGGCAGAGATACGAGGGACAGCTGATGCATTGGTCCAGAGCCAGGCAGTATTGGCAGAGTGTCACTCGTCATTGACAGAGAGTCAGGCGGAGAATGACGCGTTGAAGAGGGCGAGGATGGAGATGGAGTCACAATCCATACCAGGCACACCTGTGAGCTCTGGAACTCCACCTCCTACAGGCAGAGTCAACATATGTGGCAACATATGTGACATTTACATTTTCCTTCTGACAACAGAACTGGACCAACTGCTCACCAGGCACAGCGAGGGCTGTCCGGATCGTTACGCTGCTCTGCTATTCCAAAGATGTTTAACCGAAGAGAGATACCACGAGTGGACACAGAATACGAACTGCGATGGATCCCGAGGCAAATGTGGCTCTGGGTGTTCGTCATTAAAACTGTCTCCAGAAGTTTCTGTCCGTGACTGATGCAACCTGAAAAAGCATTCAAGAAAGAGTTAATGAGTACTTGAGGTCACCGAGAAAGTCTagacatggcctgctctcccttatgtaaggaattatTAATTACTTTATACCATATTTACTACAGTATTTACTGTAGGCTATGTTTACTTGtcagactgcacagtagcctaataaacaaatgcAGGTGGCTTCTATCTTCAAAATGCTTTAAATGCTTTATTCAAATGTTTAAAGTGCATGTGGGCAACCTCATGCAACCGCAAAATGTTGGATAAACCATATACTGTATTTCTTCAtcagcatctttatgctttcgttaatgAAAAAATACTCAAAAAGCAAATGTTTAtttcgttatggatccataacaaatTATTTTATGGGAttaaatatcactgaatgacagATTGTTTACCTTCATTAGCCTACTTTGTTCCAAAGTGTTGCTTACTGGAAAATACTCTTTAAATATTAATGGAAGAGACAGCATTCAGAGGTCAAGAtagcgctgctctgagacaagcatggggactggtcttgataaatcaacaaGATTTTTATTTTTACTGTATCGCCGtgtgggtattggttagactacaattagggtgtggaaatgttaggattattttgctcttactgtagtactgtagcctactcccgacctgTCACATTGTATAGCTCCATTATGTTCTATTAGCAGGACAACAGACTATTGCCAAGAAGGAGGGTATCGTCAAATGTATTTCTTAGTTAagttggctgtatcacaaccggtgtaggccgtcattgtaaataagaatttgttcttaactgacttgccttgttaataaaggtcacgttgtacagggtttcattttttcatttttcttggaatagaaacaccataatatgatTCACGTTAATTAATCgtaatttcttaaaatcaatcccatatactatgttttTACAAAAGGTTTTATGAGGTGACGGTGTACTTTTGGTTTATcttcctctaaaaacagaaataaatcattctaaataataaactggctttatttacaaattagtaagaatgtctcaacTCATGTTCAATAATGGCCTTTTTCTCGCTCACTTTTGgtaatttgaaaacaaaataatctccaaaatattgttattttttaaacaagccatagaaatttggttgcaatttcagtttaatccaccagaaaagactgactaaataatacaacaaatattgtggttaaattcaattatactaattgataaaaaaatttaaaaaacgttATCAATTGGAACATTTTAACATGTGGAAGGGAGGAAAAGTATTATTAACCATGTTTTTCACAAGCGTAGCAGGCTGTGAATTCTGCAAACAATGTTTCTAGGACAATATATATTGGtgatggctcccgagtggcgcaggcactgcatctcagtgcaagaggcatcagtacagtccctggttcaaatccaggctgtatcccatCCGACCGTGTTTGGGCGTCCCATTGggtgatgcacaattggcccagcgtcgtccagttTAGGGGAGAGTTTACCCAGCCAGGATGACCTTGTCCAAAAAATggttggtttctctccctctaaaaacagaaatattttGGCCTTTATGAATATTATTTTGGccttttattcagattacaatcgtTCACTTTaggttatttgaaaacaaaatcatGTCAAAtgtcattatttaaaaaatatatagcaATGGATGTTATAATGGCGCCGATGGAGATGGCAACATTGCGACTAGCttttaatccacctggcgtgtcagatttcaaaaaagcttttcagcgaaagcataccaagcgtttatttaaggacatctctctcagcagacaaaacattacaaacagctagcagccaagtagattggtcactaaagtcagaaaagcaataaaatgaatcgcttacttttgatgatcttcggatgtttgcactcacgagactcccagttacacaataaatgttccataaagatgattttttatatccaaaatacctccatttggttgacgcgttatgttcagaaatccacaggctcgagcggtcacgacggggcagatgaaaattccaaatagtatccgtaaagttcgtagaaacatgtcaaatgttttttataatcaaacctcaggttgtttttacaatatataattgataatatttcaaccggactgtagtttcttcaataggagagagagatggcacccagccatccaatgatgcgatgtgatctttctcactttctaaataaaagcctgaaactatgtctaaagactgttcacaccatgtggaagccataggaaaaggaatctggttgatatccctttaaatggagggaaggcatgcaatggaacagagaggtttcaggaaaaacagcacttccttgttggatttccctcaggttttcgcctgcaatatcagttctgttatactcacagacaatattttgacagttttgagtgagtgagtgctacGAAGCGAtactgccttttactgaggagtggctttcatctggcctgattggtggagtgttgcatcTACACAGAggtactctagagctctgtcagagcttTAAAAATGTGTAATACATTTGCACAGAAaaaatatttttgctttgtcgttatggggtattgtgtgtagattatcctttttataataaggctttaacgtaacaaaatgtggaaaaagtccaggggtgtgaatattttctgtaGGCACAGTAAATAAAGGACTCCTttccaaaatcccaaagtatccctctAAGGACACACCTCAAATATTGCTATTCCTCCCACCTCAATGCAAAAAaataagatggagaacaagctataggatgaaaaataccAGGGGTTtgaaacaagggcactgcgttcatccacctctggcctgctcgcctccctaccactgaggaagtacagttcccgcgcagcccagtcaaaactgttcgctgctctggccccccaatggtggaacaaactccctcacgacgccaggacagcggagtcaatcacccccttccggagacacctgaaaccccacctctttcaggaatatctaggataggataaagtaatccttctcaccccccccccccttaaaagatttagatgcactattgtaaagtggctgttccactggatgtcttaaggtgaacgcaccaatttgtaagtcgctctggataagagcgtctgctaaatgacttaaatgtaaatgtttgaagCAAAATTATTTTCAAATTGTTTCCTCCGAACAACACCATCATTTTTTTCCGTTCCGATCAGCAAAATATAGTTCTGAACCAATTCGAACCCCAAAAAAGTACAGATATATATCATTCCTTTCTGTTTCTTTTTAAACCTCTGAAATCAGCAAAACAAATGTACATCTAGCTCGacattaaattacttcaccaatcagtgcggCTAGAGCAGTTTGCTATGTAGCCGGTAAGCGATTTAATCTCTATAGGAAAGTCGTTAAGAGCAAATTGTATTTTGCCTTAACAGCATGGTTTAATCATAataaaagacaaacacacacacacactgtgctgccAATCACAGTGTATGGCGCGAGGTGCAACAGAAATTTTGCGGGTGAGGAAAGAGCGAGataggatggaggaagcttgccttGAAGAGCTGGTCATCTTATGACAGGCATTGTCTAaattaggcccacagaattaTACAGTACCTACGGAGGAGGCTTCTATGGAGGATCTTTACATTTCCGAGTTGGTTTAACATTGAACCAGAGCAAAtgctaagtagctagctagctaacaagtttgtgtgtgcagagcagcactagataaaaaaaacatcttacctttttgtagttaataaatccaatgtgaaacgtgataactatagtatccttaactagcgTTAAAAAGGTGAATCCAATCTTCTCTAATTAAACATCTCTCCCTAATTTATAAACCACGCTTGTAACGTTGTGAGTAGGCTtcagagggggaggggcaggtagtctacacacacaagcactggtacttggagtcaaatattgatataatatcgTCCAAAAATAGTATCATGATATGTAAGTGTATGTCCCCCGCCATCACTAGGGcaaacaaatatatttttatgtttCTAAATATGAGATTCATAGGCAAATAAGGCACATCTCTCCTTCCATGGGCAATGTGGATCATGGCTGGATAGGCTGCGCATCCGCTCTCAATATCCATGGTCTTAAAACTTCCCATTAGCGCTGCATGAAATTGTCACTTTTGCACTTGTTTATAAGGACATACTTCAAATATTGCCATTCCTCCCAACTCAGCGAGCTGATGTTAGACGATAAATTGACAAACC
The Oncorhynchus nerka isolate Pitt River linkage group LG28, Oner_Uvic_2.0, whole genome shotgun sequence genome window above contains:
- the LOC115113423 gene encoding FHF complex subunit HOOK interacting protein 2A-like isoform X3 gives rise to the protein MPIARSLNVAPSLPLQEDFVYHWKAITHYYIETSDDKDPVTDTNIPSHLELMLDILTQEESERDSGETGPCMEYLLHHKILETVYTLGKADQCPPGMKQQVLSFYTKLLGRIRQPLLPHINVHRPVLNWTNCSPGTARAVRIVTLLCYSKDV